A single window of Polyodon spathula isolate WHYD16114869_AA chromosome 2, ASM1765450v1, whole genome shotgun sequence DNA harbors:
- the LOC121328625 gene encoding mucosa-associated lymphoid tissue lymphoma translocation protein 1-like: MVIYTSLVKKPDDMTSCEASITNFILDLDVDPKETNKVTPEETGSYLLSKSLPEHCLYTKLSSLQKLKGSFPLWCAFTASSTPWMTWWSWEAPHCQVRHSPHGQKKQLPSNLSHTT; this comes from the exons ATGGTGATATACACTAGCCTTGTGAAAAAGCCAGATGACATGACATCCTGTGAGGCGTCCATTACAAATTTCATACTG GACCTCGATGTGGACCCCAAGGAGACTAACAAAGTAACCCCAGAAGAAACAGGCAGCTATTTGTTGTCCAAGAGCCTCCCAGAACACTGTCTGTACACCAAGTTGAGCTCTCTGCAGAAACTCAAA ggcagCTTTCCTTTATGGTGTGCCTTCACGGCAAGTTCAACTCCATGGATGACCTGGTGGAGTTGGGAAGCCCCTCATTGCCAAGTTAGACATTCACCGCATGGTCAGAAGAAACAGCTGCCTTCGAACCTGTCACATACCACATAG